In the genome of Nymphaea colorata isolate Beijing-Zhang1983 chromosome 9, ASM883128v2, whole genome shotgun sequence, one region contains:
- the LOC116259886 gene encoding uncharacterized protein LOC116259886, with product MGWSRSMRKERGASGGVVAGCMSGMLQLFDFRQEIAVDTTTSSSSQPAARPPPEDGLCCTGFEAPRNSLEILPTAGRVVAFEKQQRRQDDDDEEIPMAFEIFTRPTASKDSTSPNPKCKSPSVVARLMGIEILPDEVEKEAGGGGGGGGGVLEGDDSSGLNSIGKDRTSTIKKLSHPREMKLKELNRELRHLEKRCENIIRQDRILTLSRSLPESPRISSARRSDAEHRLSLQIQKENVPPFANIGYADGVPLASSPSSSTSSFSLRNLDTKRATLVSNAGRPTSPRLVPSSNSPRLAKTTKEETRHSSTSPCSPRLRLRGQEECTNKVRPRPENQTAASSPKNNSQKAVTRLGTTPAQAMEPKPRATKSGPRLGASAKGKPRFEVSAVKGNKGGVARTAKKDRSPPKIRESYVRVLDIKSGTPKKGQKPICDHLLKAHSVIPTTKASSRILLRTPVSGVAPPPPSRQSSAAALDASVLDRPTSTSLQLAPALPKRPRLNSLCSSSSLPISIHDTMPSSSPSSAPAGDKGSVVKDTMFVYEYIKNIFELMGVRSNTKVSFINWYSPSHPLDPAILIKLDAWPYHHGRPGQGGGGHHHGITMPDTRSSRKLVFQLVDEMLRERLRPHLCMRPWMMLMMMGQGPCTTAVTGKQLLDEVWTETRCFPSADCKILQDIDGLVANDVNSGHFSSPINDADAESVSESILFRIGQDIADSLVGETVVDLLSL from the exons ATGGGGTGGAGCAGGTCTatgaggaaagagagaggggcGAGTGGTGGCGTCGTCGCCGGCTGCATGAGTGGCATGCTTCAGCTCTTCGATTTCCGGCAAGAAATCGCCGTAGACACCACAACTAGCAGTAGTTCTCAGCCCGCAGCTCGTCCCCCGCCAGAAGATGGCCTCTGCTGCACGG GCTTTGAGGCGCCTAGGAACAGTCTTGAAATCCTACCTACTGCCGGTCGtgttgttgcatttgagaagCAACAACGTCGCCAAGATGATGACGATGAAGAAATTCCT ATGGCGTTTGAGATTTTCACAAGACCGACGGCTTCCAAAGATTCGACTAGTCCGAATCCGAAATGTAAGAGCCCGAGCGTCGTTGCACGTTTGATGGGGATCGAGATTTTGCCAGATGAAGTTGAAAAggaagcaggaggaggaggaggaggtggtggtggtgtcCTGGAAGGAGACGATTCCTCCGGCCTCAATTCCATCGGCAAGGACCGCACAAGCACCATTAAGAAGCTCTCGCATCCCAGAGAAATGAAGCTCAAGGAGCTGAATCGCGAGCTGAGGCATCTCGAGAAGAGATGTGAGAACATAATTCGGCAGGACCGGATACTGACGCTCTCCCGGTCGTTACCGGAGAGCCCACGGATCTCGTCGGCCCGGCGGTCGGACGCCGAGCACAGACTCTCCCTTCAGATACAGAAGGAAAACGTGCCTCCCTTCGCCAACATCGGTTACGCCGACGGCGTTCCCTTGGCCTCTTCACCGTCGTCGTCAACGTCATCCTTCTCTCTGAGAAATCTAGATACAAAGAGAGCGACTTTGGTTTCAAATGCTGGCAGACCAACCAGTCCTCGATTGGTGCCATCCTCAAATTCACCTCGACTCGCGAAGACAACAAAGGAAGAGACCAGGCACTCATCTACATCGCCATGCTCGCCCAGGCTCAGACTCAGAGGCCAAGAGGAATGCACCAACAAGGTCAGACCAAGGCCAGAGAACCAGACCGCTGCGAGCTCACCTAAGAACAACTCGCAGAAGGCCGTCACTAGGCTTGGCACCACGCCGGCACAGGCGATGGAGCCCAAACCAAGAGCCACCAAGTCAGGGCCTAGGCTCGGCGCCTCAGCAAAGGGTAAGCCCAGGTTCGAGGTCTCAGCGGTGAAGGGGAACAAGGGTGGCGTCGCAAGGACAGCAAAGAAGGACCGGAGCCCAccaaagataagagagagctACGTTCGGGTCCTAGACATCAAGTCCGGCACCCCAAAGAAGGGGCAGAAGCCAATCTGTGATCACCTTCTCAAGGCCCATTCCGTTATCCCTACAACCAAGGCTTCCTCAAGGATACTTCTCCGTACCCCTGTCTCTGGGGTCGCCCCCCCTCCG CCATCTCGGCAATCGTCTGCAGCAGCTTTGGATGCTTCCGTTTTGGATAGACCCACCAGCACCAGTCTGCAACTTGCTCCTGCATTGCCCAAAAGGCCACGGCTCAACTCcctctgttcttcttcttcactgcCCATATCCATCCATGACACCATGCCATCATCTTCTCCGTCGTCGGCACCGGCAGGCGACAAAGGAAGCGTGGTAAAGGATACCATGTTCGTGTATGAGTACATTAAGAACATATTTGAGTTAATGGGAGTAAGAAGCAACACCAAGGTCTCCTTCATTAATTGGTACTCCCCATCTCACCCTTTGGATCCCGCCATCCTCATCAAACTAGATGCCTGGCCCTACCATCATGGTCGTCCCGGCCAAGGTGGTGGAGGCCATCATCATGGGATCACCATGCCCGACACTAGGAGCAGCAGGAAGCTAGTGTTCCAACTGGTGGACGAGATGCTGAGAGAGCGGCTGAGGCCCCACCTCTGCATGAGGCCAtggatgatgttgatgatgatgggGCAGGGACCATGCACGACGGCCGTGACCGGCAAGCAGCTGCTCGACGAAGTGTGGACGGAGACGCGATGCTTCCCGTCCGCGGACTGCAAGATCCTGCAGGACATCGACGGGCTGGTCGCCAACGACGTCAACTCCGGCCACTTCTCCTCCCCGATCAACGACGCCGACGCCGAGTCGGTCTCCGAGTCGATACTCTTCCGTATCGGTCAGGACATCGCCGATTCGCTCGTCGGCGAGACCGTCGTCGACCTCCTCTCTCTCTAG
- the LOC116260051 gene encoding protein STAY-GREEN homolog, chloroplastic-like → MASMAVVPITTYSPQYSSQLRPQKSFLFLSRPAKKGKSASFATARLFGPSIFEASKLRVLFLGVDEEKHPGNLPRAYTITHSDITAKLTLAVSQTINRAQLQGWYNKLQRDEVVAEWKKMQGKMSLHVHCHISGGHLLLDFIANLRFYIFCKELPLVLKAVVHGDGNLFSKHPELEEALVWVYFHSNLKEFNRVECWGPLKNAAEGRDYQKVEGGLPEDWPRVDITRRPRRCGKPCACCFPSSCLIPWPQDIIESGEIQELQQQA, encoded by the exons ATGGCTTCCATGGCTGTTGTACCCATCACCACCTACAGTCCTCAGTACTCATCTCAATTAAGACCGCAAAAATCGTTCTTGTTCCTCTCTAGGCCTGCCAAGAAAGGGAAGAGCGCTAGCTTTGCG ACTGCGAGATTGTTTGGACCTTCCATATTTGAAGCATCGAAGTTAAGGGTTCTGTTCTTGGGGGTGGATGAAGAGAAGCACCCAGGGAACCTTCCACGTGCATATACAATTACGCACAGTGATATCACAGCTAAACTCACCCTTGCCGTGTCTCAAACTATTAACAGAGCACAG TTGCAAGGATGGTATAACAAATTACAGAGAGATGAGGTGGTAGCAGAGTGGAAGAAGATGCAAGGAAAAATGTCTCTCCATGTACACTGTCATATTAGCGGAGGCCATCTTCTGTTGGATTTCATAGCTAACTTGAGATTTTATATATTCTGCAAGGAGCTTCCTTTG GTTCTAAAAGCTGTTGTTCATGGGGATGGTAACCTTTTCAGCAAGCATCCAGAATTGGAGGAAGCTCTAGTTTGGGTCTATTTCCATTCGAATCTAAAGGAGTTCAACCGTGTGGAATGCTGGGGTCCGCTCAAGAATGCTGCAGAG GGCAGAGACTACCAGAAGGTTGAAGGCGGTCTCCCTGAAGATTGGCCAAGGGTGGACATCACAAGGAGACCAAGAAGATGCGGCAAACCCTGCGCATGCTGCTTCCCTTCCTCATGCCTGATCCCATGGCCTCAAGACATCATTGAATCTGGGGAGATCCAGGAGTTGCAGCAGCAAGCTTGA
- the LOC116261506 gene encoding histone H3.2 yields the protein MARTKQTARKSTGGKAPRKQLATKAARKSAPATGGVKKPHRFRPGTVALREIRKYQKSTELLIRKLPFQRLVREIAQDFKTDLRFQSSAVAALQEAAEAYLVGLFEDTNLCAIHAKRVTIMPKDIQLARRIRGERA from the coding sequence ATGGCTCGTACGAAGCAGACCGCCCGGAAGTCCACCGGAGGGAAGGCGCCGAGGAAGCAGTTGGCTACGAAGGCTGCTAGGAAGTCTGCCCCCGCGACGGGAGGTGTGAAGAAGCCACACAGGTTCCGCCCAGGAACGGTGGCGCTGAGGGAGATCAGGAAATACCAGAAGAGCACGGAGCTGCTCATCCGCAAGCTGCCGTTCCAGCGCCTCGTTCGTGAAATTGCTCAGGATTTCAAGACGGACCTGAGGTTCCAGAGCAGTGCCGTTGCAGCGCTTCAGGAGGCTGCGGAGGCCTACTTGGTGGGTCTCTTTGAGGACACCAACCTCTGCGCCATCCACGCTAAGAGGGTCACTATTATGCCAAAGGACATCCAGCTCGCCAGGAGAATCAGGGGAGAGCGCGCTTGA